A DNA window from Christiangramia salexigens contains the following coding sequences:
- a CDS encoding alpha-amylase: MNRNFLKFAWILVLVFVLASCSTDDSGDTIDPTDDSVGVPQPEPTNPEPIDLSAYDNGTGVMMQAFYWDVEPRFGWWDNLSEKVPGWAAAGINRMWLPVATKGQSGGYSMGYDVSDYYDFGDYDQHGTVETRFGSRTELENLISTAHENDIEVIADIVINHNSGGGLEYNPYRDKDTYTLFNETHGNASGWFNRNYENFYPNSVSQYDPGSLFYEETNLDHHLDYVQDWLWKKDNSVAKYYMNEMGFDGWRFDYVLGFEPWVVKEWLNEVGGFSVVELWDGRASVLRDYVDETGSGAFDFATFYKLEEGLDRYEDLNTLKGEMLWQTHPENAVTFTANHDTEKDSNEDNFIKSSNKLKAYAYILTHPGYPTIFYSDFENPDFQDELKSLIAIHNSIAIGDTEILYVDNDEYVMKRAGTGTNPGLILYISTNNSTKRRTVGSNWNNVTLMDYSGNSTYNPTSDENGSVTIEAPANGYSIWSITE; this comes from the coding sequence ATGAACAGAAATTTTTTAAAATTTGCATGGATACTCGTATTGGTATTCGTTCTTGCCTCCTGCTCTACCGATGACAGTGGAGATACCATAGATCCAACAGATGATTCTGTTGGCGTTCCGCAACCTGAACCAACAAACCCAGAGCCGATAGATCTTTCTGCCTATGATAATGGCACAGGAGTTATGATGCAAGCCTTCTACTGGGATGTAGAACCAAGATTTGGATGGTGGGATAACCTAAGTGAAAAAGTACCGGGATGGGCAGCTGCCGGGATAAACAGAATGTGGTTACCTGTAGCTACCAAAGGTCAGTCCGGTGGTTATTCCATGGGCTATGATGTTTCAGATTACTACGATTTTGGTGATTATGATCAACACGGTACTGTAGAAACAAGATTTGGTTCAAGAACCGAACTTGAAAACCTTATTTCAACGGCTCATGAGAATGATATTGAAGTGATCGCGGATATTGTGATTAATCACAATTCTGGTGGAGGACTTGAATATAATCCATACCGGGATAAGGATACCTATACCCTATTTAATGAAACTCATGGAAATGCTTCAGGATGGTTTAACAGAAACTATGAGAATTTCTATCCTAACAGTGTAAGTCAGTACGACCCGGGAAGTTTATTCTATGAAGAAACCAACCTGGATCATCACCTGGATTATGTTCAGGACTGGTTATGGAAGAAAGACAATTCTGTAGCTAAGTATTATATGAACGAGATGGGCTTTGATGGCTGGCGTTTTGATTACGTTCTTGGTTTCGAGCCATGGGTAGTTAAAGAATGGCTAAACGAAGTTGGCGGCTTCTCTGTTGTGGAACTTTGGGATGGTCGTGCTTCTGTTCTTAGAGATTATGTTGATGAGACCGGAAGTGGAGCTTTTGACTTTGCGACATTCTATAAGCTTGAAGAAGGCCTGGACAGATACGAAGACCTTAATACGCTAAAAGGTGAAATGCTATGGCAAACTCATCCAGAAAATGCAGTAACATTTACTGCGAATCACGATACGGAAAAAGATTCTAATGAAGATAACTTCATAAAATCCTCAAATAAGCTCAAAGCTTATGCGTATATTCTGACACACCCAGGATACCCTACAATTTTCTATTCCGATTTCGAAAATCCTGATTTTCAGGACGAACTAAAGAGCCTGATTGCAATTCACAACAGTATCGCTATTGGAGATACAGAAATTCTTTATGTAGACAACGATGAATATGTAATGAAAAGAGCCGGAACTGGTACAAACCCCGGATTAATTCTTTATATTAGCACCAACAATAGTACAAAAAGAAGGACTGTTGGTTCAAATTGGAATAATGTTACCCTAATGGATTATAGTGGTAACTCAACATATAACCCTACCTCCGATGAAAATGGGTCAGTAACCATTGAAGCTCCGGCAAACGGATATTCAATATGGTCTATTACAGAATAA
- a CDS encoding cellulase family glycosylhydrolase, with the protein MISKKLLASLFILVISGLNLQAQNSTKGDVYVDKNGVMKWGNTHEEVKGFGVNYSVPFAHAYRSAEKMGLNIKAEIDKDIYHFTRLNFDLYRLHVWDTEISDEEGNLIENEHLETFDYLLKQLKDRGINFVITPIAYWGNGWPEPDEDTPGFSDKYGKENSLTNPEAIKAQQNYLAQFLNHFNPYTGIAYKNEPNLIAFEISNEPHHRGTPNEVKGFIKKMVRSMRSTGTKKPIFYNVTHSVHLAETYFDSGIQGGTFQWYPTGLGFKQELEGNLLPNVNDYNIPFDDVIQKKNAAKLVYEFDAADVNKSYMYPAMARSFRQAGIQIGTHFAYYPTYLAYANTEYDTHYMNLNYTPHKALGLMIASEIFHKLPMGEDLGVYPENLEFGDFRIQYEGDLATYNSGDKFIYTNTNDIEPTEISKLKEIAGHGSSRIIKYEGKGAYFLDKLDNGVWRLEVMPDPILIQNPFGSNSLSKIVSVISWKSNPMEITIPDLGTHFQVSALNMANEFSPEVNGKKFHIKPGTYLVKAAERKFDLANLSEDRVQSLKAFVAKENTVDATYAVHEPVQVSNEGETLIIEASLVSNKEIEKAEVWFKNGNIYDSVELRPQNNYDYTAKVPDTLLQNGFLEYRIIITTNEGKFTFPGSVKGSPKDWDFHSSEVYTTRILGKTAPIYIFNASEDSDKVVRQWKAKNNVVPLAGNKAEFQIKLDGLFNMDIENKNAKPVNDYSFRYNLTKKTGNRALNSKSKLILTGRALEGKNEVIQVALVMKNGASFGKLIELTREVKDIEIDMNDLKAVRTVTLPRPYPSFLPYYFDHSYKGELKLDEVESVQISIGPGIEEENLQKSHAIGVRSIRLE; encoded by the coding sequence ATGATTTCAAAAAAATTATTGGCAAGCCTGTTTATTTTAGTCATATCCGGTCTAAATCTTCAGGCACAGAACTCAACTAAAGGCGATGTTTATGTAGATAAGAATGGGGTGATGAAATGGGGAAACACCCATGAGGAGGTAAAGGGTTTTGGTGTGAATTATTCTGTTCCTTTTGCTCATGCATACAGATCTGCAGAAAAAATGGGACTGAATATCAAAGCTGAAATAGATAAGGATATCTATCACTTTACAAGGTTAAATTTTGATCTCTATAGATTGCATGTCTGGGATACCGAGATAAGTGACGAAGAGGGTAACCTCATAGAAAATGAGCATCTGGAAACTTTCGATTATTTACTAAAGCAACTTAAGGACCGTGGGATAAATTTTGTGATCACTCCTATAGCCTACTGGGGGAATGGTTGGCCGGAACCCGATGAGGATACACCCGGTTTTTCGGATAAATACGGAAAAGAGAACAGTTTGACCAATCCTGAGGCTATTAAAGCTCAGCAGAACTATCTGGCCCAGTTTCTTAATCATTTTAATCCTTATACCGGGATTGCCTATAAAAATGAGCCTAACCTTATTGCTTTTGAGATTAGTAATGAGCCACATCATAGAGGTACTCCCAACGAAGTAAAGGGTTTCATTAAGAAGATGGTGAGATCTATGAGAAGCACTGGTACTAAAAAGCCAATTTTTTATAATGTAACTCATAGTGTTCATTTGGCAGAAACTTATTTTGATTCCGGGATTCAGGGTGGTACTTTTCAATGGTACCCAACCGGGCTTGGATTTAAGCAAGAGCTGGAAGGGAATTTGCTGCCTAATGTAAATGATTATAATATCCCTTTTGATGATGTGATCCAGAAGAAAAACGCGGCGAAACTGGTCTATGAATTCGATGCGGCAGACGTTAACAAGTCTTATATGTATCCGGCCATGGCGAGAAGTTTCAGGCAGGCGGGAATCCAAATAGGAACTCATTTTGCTTATTATCCCACATATTTGGCCTATGCAAATACGGAGTATGATACGCACTATATGAACCTCAATTATACTCCTCATAAAGCTCTGGGTTTAATGATCGCTTCAGAAATTTTCCATAAGCTGCCTATGGGGGAGGATCTGGGTGTTTATCCGGAAAATCTTGAGTTCGGAGATTTTAGGATCCAATATGAGGGAGACCTGGCGACTTATAATTCGGGTGATAAATTTATCTATACCAATACAAATGATATCGAGCCGACGGAGATATCAAAGCTAAAGGAAATCGCTGGCCATGGCAGTTCCCGAATCATAAAATATGAAGGGAAAGGAGCTTATTTTCTGGATAAGCTGGACAATGGTGTATGGCGATTGGAGGTTATGCCAGATCCAATTTTGATCCAAAATCCCTTTGGCAGTAATAGTCTTTCCAAAATTGTATCGGTAATTAGCTGGAAGTCCAACCCCATGGAGATCACAATACCGGATCTTGGAACCCATTTTCAGGTCTCTGCATTAAATATGGCTAATGAATTTTCACCGGAAGTAAATGGCAAAAAATTCCATATCAAGCCTGGAACTTATCTGGTAAAAGCTGCAGAAAGGAAATTTGATCTTGCAAACTTATCTGAAGATAGAGTTCAAAGTTTAAAGGCTTTTGTAGCCAAGGAAAATACCGTGGATGCAACTTATGCGGTACATGAGCCGGTTCAGGTTAGCAATGAAGGTGAGACCTTAATTATCGAAGCTAGCTTGGTTTCAAATAAGGAGATTGAAAAAGCAGAGGTCTGGTTTAAGAATGGAAATATTTACGACAGTGTAGAATTGAGGCCTCAAAATAATTATGATTACACGGCTAAGGTTCCGGATACTCTATTACAGAATGGATTTCTCGAATACAGGATTATAATCACGACCAATGAAGGAAAATTTACTTTTCCCGGAAGTGTGAAAGGTAGCCCGAAGGATTGGGATTTTCATTCGAGTGAAGTCTATACAACCCGAATTCTGGGTAAAACAGCACCGATCTATATTTTTAATGCTTCAGAAGATTCAGATAAAGTGGTAAGGCAATGGAAGGCTAAGAATAATGTGGTTCCTCTGGCAGGTAATAAAGCAGAATTTCAGATAAAGCTCGACGGGCTTTTTAATATGGATATTGAAAATAAGAATGCAAAACCTGTCAATGATTATTCATTCAGGTATAATTTGACTAAAAAAACAGGTAATCGTGCTTTAAATTCTAAAAGCAAACTAATCTTAACCGGTAGAGCTTTAGAAGGTAAAAATGAAGTTATCCAGGTAGCCCTTGTGATGAAAAACGGGGCCTCCTTCGGAAAACTAATTGAATTAACACGAGAAGTTAAAGACATTGAAATAGATATGAATGATCTTAAAGCGGTAAGAACCGTAACTCTACCAAGACCTTATCCAAGTTTCCTTCCGTATTATTTTGATCATTCCTATAAAGGTGAATTAAAGCTTGATGAGGTAGAAAGTGTTCAGATTTCCATTGGCCCCGGAATAGAGGAGGAGAACCTCCAAAAGTCTCATGCGATAGGGGTTAGGAGCATTAGATTAGAATAA
- a CDS encoding RagB/SusD family nutrient uptake outer membrane protein encodes MFNKIKSIFLVFFGAALLWSCESELDLQPEDNRETAASAFEDPAAYKQFLAKLYAGFAVSGQQGPAGNPDLTGLDEGFSQYMRLYWSMQELTTDEAVIGWNNGTIKDLHSQNWTSGNEFIRTMYSRIMYQIAQSNEFLRQTTEEKFNARGVDASLKAEIATYRAEARFLRALSYWHALDLFGNPPFVTEADQPGAFLPKQTNSSDLFDYVESELLAIEGDLKAPGANAYGRADQAALWMLLSKLYLNSEKYNGTDHNAEVITYTEKVINSGFTLVDDYQKLFLADNNTNGAQNEIIFPITYDGINTQSYGGMTFIIHAAVGGDMNPDDFGINGGWAGLRTTSALVNKFLDDNDDPIEDVQDKRALFFTEGQSKEINDISRFTDGYAVAKFKNVDVNGNAGSDPTGDFPDNDFPMFRLADAYLMYAEAVVRGGGGSTSTAVSYINKIRERAYGNDSQNISAGDLDEEFIIDERARELYWEAHRRTDLIRFGKFSDGGVWPWKGGVPQGARTEAFRDLMPIPASDLGVNTNLTQNPGY; translated from the coding sequence ATGTTTAATAAAATTAAATCAATTTTCCTGGTTTTCTTTGGTGCGGCACTATTATGGTCGTGCGAAAGCGAATTAGATCTTCAACCAGAAGATAACCGGGAAACTGCGGCTTCTGCCTTTGAAGATCCGGCAGCCTATAAGCAGTTCCTTGCTAAATTATATGCTGGTTTCGCAGTTAGTGGACAGCAAGGCCCGGCAGGAAATCCAGATCTTACAGGATTGGATGAAGGTTTCTCTCAGTATATGCGTTTATACTGGTCTATGCAGGAATTAACTACAGACGAGGCGGTAATTGGATGGAATAACGGTACCATTAAAGATCTTCATTCCCAAAACTGGACTTCAGGAAACGAATTCATTCGTACAATGTATTCCAGAATCATGTATCAGATCGCTCAGTCTAACGAGTTCTTAAGACAAACTACTGAGGAAAAATTTAACGCCAGAGGTGTTGATGCTTCTTTAAAAGCAGAAATTGCAACTTACAGAGCTGAGGCGAGATTCTTAAGAGCCTTAAGTTACTGGCATGCTTTAGACCTTTTTGGCAATCCTCCTTTCGTAACCGAAGCCGATCAGCCGGGAGCTTTCCTTCCGAAGCAGACTAATAGTTCAGATCTTTTTGATTATGTAGAAAGCGAATTGCTTGCTATAGAAGGAGATCTTAAAGCTCCGGGTGCCAATGCTTATGGTCGTGCAGACCAAGCCGCACTTTGGATGCTGTTATCTAAGCTTTATCTGAATTCAGAAAAGTATAATGGTACAGATCACAATGCTGAAGTAATCACGTATACTGAAAAGGTGATCAACTCCGGTTTCACTTTAGTTGATGATTATCAAAAACTTTTCCTTGCAGATAACAACACTAATGGTGCACAGAATGAAATTATCTTTCCAATTACTTATGACGGGATTAATACTCAGTCATATGGTGGAATGACCTTCATTATCCATGCTGCGGTTGGTGGAGATATGAATCCGGATGATTTTGGAATCAACGGTGGATGGGCTGGTCTTAGAACTACCTCTGCCCTGGTAAATAAATTCCTTGATGATAATGATGATCCAATAGAGGATGTACAGGATAAAAGAGCTCTTTTCTTTACTGAAGGTCAAAGCAAGGAGATCAATGATATTTCAAGATTTACTGATGGTTATGCAGTTGCAAAATTCAAGAATGTAGACGTAAATGGAAATGCAGGATCAGATCCAACAGGAGATTTCCCTGATAATGACTTCCCTATGTTCAGACTTGCAGATGCTTATTTAATGTACGCCGAAGCCGTTGTTAGAGGTGGCGGAGGAAGCACATCTACTGCAGTAAGCTATATCAACAAGATCAGAGAGCGTGCCTACGGAAACGATAGTCAGAATATTAGCGCCGGTGATCTAGATGAGGAATTCATTATAGATGAAAGAGCCCGTGAATTATATTGGGAAGCACACAGAAGAACAGACCTTATCCGTTTTGGAAAATTCTCTGACGGTGGTGTTTGGCCTTGGAAAGGCGGAGTACCTCAAGGTGCAAGAACTGAAGCTTTCAGAGACTTAATGCCAATACCGGCATCAGATTTAGGTGTGAACACCAACTTAACACAGAATCCAGGATATTAA
- a CDS encoding SusF/SusE family outer membrane protein, whose translation MKKFSIFLIAMIALIGFTSCEHDDDVVFVAQPDPEGVIFTNNFSENYTLLAAASANLAERFVWNEVDFDAPTTVTYELQGSASSDFSDFNVIGTTSQTNMAVSVGQFMSLAKDAGLDNDPATEDMPNSGSIFFRVRAYAGTDGSNGLAETSEVKSLTVTLPEIGEEAEEAKVNLFLVGDATAAGWDNNNNNTPLFRDAENSNLYYFQGKFKAGAFKLLEIRGLWQPQWGTNDGSTLAVNPGDGTDPGVFAVDAEGYYSYTFNLEDMTFTKDALDASGAATYNSIGVIGSATPGGWDTDTDMTQSTFNPHIWYISSMELTGEDGEFKFRANDDWADNWGTPTIGLSGQANYGAGDNMKAAPGTYEIWFNDLDGRYILIPLGEE comes from the coding sequence ATGAAAAAGTTTTCAATTTTCTTAATCGCGATGATCGCATTAATCGGTTTCACTTCTTGTGAACATGATGACGATGTAGTATTTGTTGCTCAACCAGATCCGGAAGGAGTAATTTTTACAAATAATTTTTCTGAGAACTATACTCTTTTAGCCGCAGCATCGGCGAATCTAGCCGAGCGTTTTGTATGGAATGAGGTAGATTTTGATGCGCCAACTACAGTGACTTATGAGCTTCAGGGATCTGCAAGTTCAGACTTTAGTGACTTTAATGTAATTGGAACTACGTCACAGACCAATATGGCGGTAAGCGTTGGTCAGTTCATGTCTCTTGCAAAAGATGCAGGATTGGATAATGATCCGGCCACAGAAGACATGCCTAATTCTGGTTCGATCTTCTTCAGGGTTCGTGCTTATGCTGGAACTGATGGAAGTAACGGTCTTGCTGAAACTTCTGAAGTAAAATCACTTACTGTAACTTTACCAGAAATTGGTGAAGAAGCTGAAGAAGCCAAGGTAAACCTATTCCTTGTAGGTGATGCTACAGCTGCAGGATGGGATAATAATAACAACAATACTCCTTTATTCAGAGATGCAGAGAACAGCAACCTGTACTACTTCCAGGGTAAATTTAAAGCAGGCGCTTTCAAGCTACTTGAGATTAGAGGATTATGGCAGCCACAATGGGGTACCAATGACGGCAGCACATTAGCTGTTAACCCAGGTGACGGAACAGATCCAGGTGTATTTGCAGTAGATGCTGAAGGATACTACAGCTATACTTTCAACCTGGAAGATATGACCTTTACCAAGGATGCCCTTGATGCAAGTGGAGCTGCTACCTACAACTCTATAGGAGTTATCGGTTCTGCAACTCCAGGAGGATGGGATACCGATACAGATATGACCCAATCGACCTTTAACCCTCACATCTGGTACATTTCAAGTATGGAATTAACCGGTGAAGACGGTGAGTTCAAATTCAGAGCTAATGATGACTGGGCAGATAACTGGGGTACTCCAACAATTGGTCTTAGTGGTCAGGCAAACTACGGTGCCGGTGACAACATGAAGGCCGCTCCGGGTACCTACGAGATCTGGTTCAACGATCTTGACGGAAGATATATACTTATCCCACTTGGTGAGGAGTAG
- a CDS encoding adenosylcobalamin-dependent ribonucleoside-diphosphate reductase: MPVQEKPVVPSTYTQEQAYEASLKYFKGDDLAARVWVNKYALKDSQGNIFELTPDDMHRRIAKEIARVEKKYPNPMSEDEVFDLIKNFKYIVPQGSPMAGIGNPYQVGSLSNCFVIGNDGDSDSYGGIMKIDQEQVQLMKRRGGVGHDLSHIRPKGSAVKNSALTSTGVVPFMERYSNSTREVAQDGRRGALMLSVSINHPDAEDFIDAKMEQGKVTGANVSVRIDDNFMKAVKNSSSYTQKYPVFSENPKFSKDIEADKLWKKIVHNAWKSAEPGILFWDTVINESVPDCYADLGYKTVSTNPCGEIPLCPYDSCRLLAINLFSYVEEPFTDKAHFNYELFKKHIGAAQRIMDDIIDLELEKIDNILAKIDADPENEEIKSVEKNLWLNIRKKAYEGRRTGIGITAEGDMLAGLGIKYGSKEGIEFSTEIHKNIALAAYRASVDTAKERGPFSIFEADREKDNPFILRLKEADEKLYYDMLEYGRRNIALLTIAPTGTTSLMTQTTSGIEPVFLPVYKRRRKVNPNDKDARVDFVDEVGDSWEEYVVFHHRFKEWMRANGHDTTKNYTQEELDKLVKKSPYYQATSNDVDWLSKVKMQGAVQKWIDHSISVTINLPNDATEDLVGKLYLEAWEAGCKGVTVYRDGSRSGVLISNEEKKEEEKEQSNGVFPTKRPQTLTADVVRFQNNKDKWIAFIGLVDGRPYEIFTGFADDEDGILIPRWVNEGLIIKNRNEDGTSRYDFQYENKRGYKTTIEGLSHKFNPEYWNYAKLISSTLRHGMSIDKVVDLINSLQLDNESINTWKNGVVRALKRFIADGTVAKKEKCNNCNSSNLIYQEGCLTCKDCGSSKCG; the protein is encoded by the coding sequence ATGCCTGTACAAGAAAAACCAGTCGTTCCATCAACATATACCCAGGAGCAGGCTTATGAAGCGTCTCTGAAATATTTCAAAGGAGATGACCTGGCAGCAAGAGTTTGGGTAAACAAATACGCCCTAAAAGATTCCCAAGGGAATATTTTTGAACTTACCCCAGACGATATGCATAGACGTATCGCAAAGGAAATTGCCAGAGTTGAAAAAAAATATCCTAACCCAATGAGCGAGGATGAAGTTTTCGACCTTATTAAAAACTTCAAATATATCGTACCTCAGGGTAGCCCAATGGCTGGAATTGGGAATCCTTATCAGGTAGGATCGCTTTCAAACTGTTTTGTTATTGGTAACGATGGTGATTCTGATTCCTACGGAGGGATTATGAAGATCGATCAGGAGCAGGTTCAGTTAATGAAACGTAGAGGTGGTGTTGGTCACGATCTTTCACATATTCGTCCTAAGGGTTCTGCAGTAAAGAACTCTGCGCTTACTTCTACAGGGGTAGTTCCTTTTATGGAAAGATATTCCAACTCAACACGGGAAGTTGCACAGGATGGACGTCGTGGAGCTCTTATGCTATCGGTTTCAATAAACCATCCCGATGCTGAAGACTTCATCGATGCAAAAATGGAACAGGGCAAGGTTACAGGCGCCAATGTTTCTGTTAGAATAGATGATAATTTCATGAAAGCTGTTAAGAACAGCAGCTCATATACTCAAAAATATCCGGTGTTTAGTGAAAATCCTAAGTTTTCAAAAGATATCGAAGCAGATAAATTATGGAAGAAGATCGTTCATAACGCATGGAAATCGGCGGAACCGGGAATACTTTTCTGGGATACAGTAATTAATGAATCTGTACCAGACTGTTATGCAGATCTAGGCTATAAAACGGTTTCAACCAACCCATGTGGTGAGATCCCTCTTTGCCCATATGATTCCTGCCGTTTATTAGCCATCAACCTATTCTCTTATGTGGAAGAACCATTCACGGACAAGGCCCACTTTAATTATGAACTTTTCAAAAAGCATATTGGAGCCGCGCAGAGAATAATGGATGATATCATTGATCTTGAATTAGAGAAGATCGATAATATCCTGGCGAAGATCGATGCAGATCCGGAGAACGAAGAAATTAAATCTGTAGAGAAAAACCTTTGGTTAAACATCCGTAAAAAGGCATATGAAGGACGTAGAACCGGAATCGGCATCACTGCTGAAGGTGATATGCTTGCGGGATTAGGTATAAAGTACGGCAGTAAAGAAGGAATTGAATTCTCTACTGAAATCCATAAGAATATAGCACTGGCTGCTTACCGTGCATCAGTAGACACAGCTAAGGAAAGAGGTCCATTTTCGATCTTTGAAGCCGACAGGGAAAAAGACAATCCTTTTATCCTTAGACTAAAAGAGGCTGATGAAAAATTATATTACGATATGCTTGAGTACGGTAGACGTAATATTGCTCTTCTTACCATCGCACCTACGGGAACAACAAGTCTAATGACCCAGACAACTTCTGGAATCGAGCCTGTTTTCCTTCCGGTTTATAAGCGTAGAAGAAAGGTGAATCCTAATGACAAGGATGCAAGAGTAGACTTTGTAGACGAAGTTGGAGATTCCTGGGAAGAATATGTGGTATTCCACCATAGATTCAAGGAATGGATGAGAGCAAATGGGCACGATACTACCAAGAATTACACTCAGGAAGAACTGGATAAACTCGTTAAAAAATCTCCTTATTATCAGGCCACTTCGAATGATGTGGATTGGTTAAGCAAAGTAAAAATGCAGGGAGCCGTTCAAAAATGGATAGATCACTCTATTAGTGTGACCATCAACCTTCCTAACGATGCAACCGAGGACCTGGTAGGTAAACTTTACCTGGAGGCCTGGGAGGCAGGATGTAAAGGAGTAACTGTATATCGTGATGGTTCCAGATCTGGAGTACTTATTTCCAATGAAGAAAAGAAAGAAGAGGAAAAAGAACAATCGAATGGAGTATTCCCTACTAAACGTCCTCAAACCTTAACTGCAGACGTGGTGAGATTCCAGAATAACAAAGACAAATGGATCGCATTCATTGGTCTTGTAGACGGAAGACCTTACGAGATATTCACCGGATTTGCAGATGATGAAGACGGGATACTTATTCCTCGCTGGGTGAATGAAGGACTTATCATTAAGAATAGAAATGAGGATGGAACATCCAGATATGATTTCCAATACGAGAACAAAAGAGGATATAAGACAACTATTGAAGGCCTGTCGCACAAGTTCAACCCGGAATATTGGAACTATGCTAAATTGATCTCCAGCACACTGCGTCATGGTATGTCTATAGACAAGGTTGTAGATCTTATTAATAGTTTACAGCTGGACAATGAGTCTATCAATACCTGGAAGAATGGTGTAGTTAGAGCTCTGAAGAGATTTATTGCAGATGGTACGGTTGCCAAGAAAGAGAAATGTAATAACTGTAATTCTTCCAATTTAATTTATCAGGAAGGTTGTTTAACCTGTAAAGACTGTGGTTCTTCAAAATGTGGTTAA